One window from the genome of Haloprofundus halobius encodes:
- a CDS encoding DEAD/DEAH box helicase, with product MNIDKLADSIADQKTPREIFQKEWLGGMPEAQWPSYIDESATLVMEGITIGDTNLTKGDFSSETGDLYRRGLARTTGRQRSETSLPVGSVSGRDLGIVMWALNGLKEDIESSRHTNYTSTSRAVEAVLNKAMIGAVADQKFDYTDFERIRLPEGAAVTDLMAELFCRPRSDAFVDALVEISEESRRSGESLLQLLEQPKMVTPLWEHQREALAEWLDSGCRGYVDMATATGKTFLGLATIAHHFGDLHPNDTDLTRKNLRPDTDGDATVVVVAHRSVILDQWKREFDRHLNIPKEASASDGEYTARYSWGEVHFWTPNRLLERDVPDADLVVLDETHHYVGGSGFGALLDQMSGHLLALSGSLNEKNSNTLERRQIPKLFEFSLRDGQRVGIIPQCDWHVRIVPFEGQSTLAEVTEQYRTGYDQYSDGSAASVLEDVADAQLSFNSLSEARSVTQSRYGREVKERDDNFRKFSAATKSRGLTKYNLSPTLSAITTITLNHVHDHKCVVLLNSGDEIETVVSGLRRELGENFDDLVIDLDSYDGDPLEAIESFDEKREVGVIIGTASTLGEGVDIKTADVGINRSSGRLSHSLVQRIGRILRNPDGDKRATFYHVVGIPTEEDAVLLKEDGQELLDMASQLVTWGESFDARPGFETMGVGVDESLYQLEQHGAHGILESDSYSWPTNENARERLLGICEEIRGSEESVLLKMDPQLTSGTRPSNRTNYVSSHSDSKIELPMTLLKAVSEHVEGNASIGHDSRFIEQAIREGLEEIEITKIGDSESDSNTDFLSAVEINPVLCSVLRVALASTGVSSSEFAQMAVKKALSKHVTNNKGAFDASTLQ from the coding sequence ATGAATATCGATAAGCTTGCGGACTCCATTGCTGATCAGAAAACTCCGCGCGAGATATTCCAAAAGGAGTGGCTCGGAGGGATGCCCGAAGCACAGTGGCCCTCGTACATTGATGAGTCAGCGACGTTGGTGATGGAAGGCATAACGATTGGCGACACAAATCTCACGAAGGGAGATTTTTCAAGTGAGACGGGTGATCTATATCGACGAGGACTGGCACGGACAACCGGAAGACAACGTTCGGAGACGAGCCTCCCTGTTGGAAGCGTATCTGGTCGTGACCTCGGAATCGTCATGTGGGCGCTCAATGGATTAAAAGAGGATATTGAGTCCTCACGACATACGAACTACACTTCGACGAGCCGAGCGGTGGAGGCTGTACTGAACAAGGCGATGATTGGGGCAGTCGCCGACCAGAAGTTCGACTATACAGACTTCGAGCGGATTCGTCTTCCGGAAGGAGCAGCCGTAACCGACCTCATGGCTGAACTCTTCTGTCGTCCGCGGAGCGATGCGTTTGTAGATGCGTTAGTAGAAATCTCAGAAGAGAGTCGACGGTCGGGAGAAAGCCTCCTACAGCTACTTGAACAACCGAAGATGGTGACCCCACTCTGGGAGCACCAACGAGAGGCACTCGCCGAATGGCTTGACTCCGGCTGTCGAGGATACGTCGACATGGCGACTGCAACTGGGAAGACGTTCCTCGGCCTTGCAACCATCGCACATCACTTCGGGGACTTACATCCGAATGATACCGATCTCACGCGAAAGAATCTCCGTCCAGACACAGACGGTGATGCAACCGTGGTCGTCGTCGCACACCGGTCGGTCATCCTCGACCAGTGGAAGCGAGAGTTCGACCGGCATCTCAATATCCCGAAAGAGGCGTCAGCTAGCGACGGAGAATACACGGCTCGCTATTCGTGGGGAGAGGTGCATTTCTGGACGCCAAATCGGTTGTTAGAAAGAGACGTCCCCGATGCTGACCTCGTCGTCCTCGACGAGACGCACCACTACGTCGGAGGAAGCGGCTTTGGTGCTCTCTTGGACCAGATGAGTGGTCATTTACTGGCGCTCTCGGGATCGCTCAACGAGAAGAACAGTAACACACTTGAGCGACGTCAGATACCGAAACTGTTCGAGTTCTCCCTCCGAGACGGCCAGCGTGTCGGGATTATCCCCCAGTGTGATTGGCACGTCAGAATTGTCCCGTTCGAAGGCCAATCGACGCTCGCCGAGGTGACAGAGCAGTATCGTACCGGTTATGACCAGTACTCCGACGGATCAGCAGCGTCAGTTCTCGAAGACGTAGCTGATGCCCAGTTGTCTTTCAATTCGCTCTCTGAGGCACGGTCTGTTACGCAATCTCGATACGGTCGAGAAGTGAAGGAGCGCGACGACAACTTCCGGAAGTTCTCTGCTGCAACCAAGTCTCGGGGGTTGACAAAGTACAATCTCTCGCCGACGCTCTCTGCGATCACGACCATCACGCTAAACCACGTTCACGACCACAAATGCGTAGTCCTCCTCAACTCCGGAGATGAGATTGAAACCGTCGTCTCGGGACTGCGCAGAGAACTGGGCGAAAACTTCGACGACCTCGTGATCGACCTCGATAGTTACGATGGTGACCCGCTTGAGGCAATCGAGTCGTTCGACGAGAAGCGGGAGGTGGGTGTGATTATCGGAACCGCCTCCACACTCGGAGAGGGTGTCGACATCAAAACCGCAGACGTCGGGATCAACCGTTCAAGCGGTCGCCTTAGCCACTCGCTCGTCCAACGAATTGGTCGAATCCTTAGGAACCCTGATGGCGACAAACGAGCGACCTTTTACCACGTTGTCGGGATTCCTACAGAGGAGGACGCAGTACTCCTCAAAGAGGACGGACAGGAATTGCTCGACATGGCGAGTCAGCTCGTCACTTGGGGAGAATCGTTCGACGCCCGACCTGGGTTCGAGACGATGGGGGTTGGTGTCGACGAGTCACTCTACCAACTCGAACAGCACGGAGCGCACGGGATTCTTGAATCGGATTCCTACTCCTGGCCGACGAACGAAAACGCTCGAGAACGACTTCTCGGCATCTGTGAAGAGATCCGCGGAAGTGAGGAGTCAGTTCTCCTCAAAATGGACCCTCAGCTCACGTCTGGCACACGACCATCGAACAGGACGAACTACGTTTCGAGTCACAGTGATTCGAAGATTGAGCTTCCAATGACTCTCTTGAAGGCCGTTTCAGAGCACGTTGAGGGGAACGCCTCTATCGGTCACGATAGTCGATTCATTGAACAGGCCATTCGAGAAGGACTCGAAGAAATTGAGATTACGAAAATAGGCGACAGTGAATCTGATTCGAACACAGACTTCTTGAGCGCCGTCGAGATCAACCCAGTACTCTGTTCAGTGCTGCGAGTCGCGCTCGCGTCAACCGGAGTATCGTCCAGCGAGTTCGCTCAGATGGCGGTCAAGAAAGCCCTCTCCAAACATGTCACTAACAATAAGGGCGCATTCGACGCGAGCACGTTACAATGA